In a single window of the Candidatus Saccharimonadales bacterium genome:
- a CDS encoding prepilin-type N-terminal cleavage/methylation domain-containing protein, translating to MKRAPQSWHQRLSQVQGNQEKRAKRICNTLSEYRTQLTPQLAKSSTRVTSSASQQGRTALAPGGFTIIELMIATSVFSLVLLVALAGFTSIGRIFYKGVTINQTQNITSQVMNDVTSNIENAASVSTLQKGASYNYYYYCIGGVRYTFNVSPKELDTSQPEDYSPGGNFGLVKDILPGATACAEPCPTSTGCASGTLPFNKPAEMLGNHMRLMKLDIASANGELYNVNITIAFGADSAFSDLNDPDKIACTGGQQDQAFCSVTRLSTGVYEGLHS from the coding sequence ATGAAGAGGGCACCGCAATCCTGGCATCAGCGTTTGAGCCAAGTGCAAGGAAACCAGGAGAAACGAGCGAAGCGTATATGCAATACGTTGAGCGAGTATCGTACACAGTTGACGCCGCAATTGGCCAAAAGTTCTACCAGAGTGACTAGCTCTGCTAGTCAGCAGGGTAGAACGGCGCTGGCGCCAGGAGGTTTCACGATCATTGAATTAATGATCGCCACATCTGTCTTTAGCCTCGTTTTACTAGTAGCGCTAGCCGGCTTTACCTCAATCGGCCGCATTTTTTACAAAGGCGTAACCATTAATCAAACACAGAACATAACCAGCCAGGTAATGAACGACGTTACTAGCAATATCGAGAATGCTGCCAGTGTTTCCACCCTGCAAAAAGGTGCCAGCTATAACTATTATTACTACTGTATTGGCGGCGTGCGCTACACCTTTAATGTTTCGCCCAAAGAGCTAGACACCAGCCAGCCAGAAGATTATTCACCAGGCGGCAACTTCGGCCTGGTTAAGGATATTTTGCCAGGCGCTACAGCCTGTGCCGAGCCTTGTCCCACATCAACCGGCTGCGCGTCGGGCACTTTGCCATTTAATAAGCCGGCCGAAATGCTTGGTAATCACATGCGCCTAATGAAGCTCGATATTGCTAGTGCTAATGGTGAACTTTATAATGTAAACATAACCATTGCATTCGGGGCGGACAGTGCGTTTTCTGATCTCAACGATCCAGACAAAATAGCTTGCACGGGCGGACAGCAAGACCAAGCATTTTGTTCCGTCACCCGTTTGAGCACAGGGGTTTACGAGGGGTTACATTCATGA